In Nonomuraea sp. NBC_00507, the following are encoded in one genomic region:
- a CDS encoding SDR family oxidoreductase, whose product MRIVVVGGTGLIGSKLVTKLGEHGHEAVAAAPDTGVNTLTGEGLADVLKGASVVIDVSNSPSFEEKAVLEFFETSTRNLLAAEAAAGVGHHVALSVVGTERPPGNPYFRAKIAQEKLIENSSIPFSLVHATQFFEFVRRIADEATEGDKVRMAPVLFQPMAGDDVAQAVGRVSVGTPLNGRIEVGGPEQFRMDEFFRDTLASWGDPREVVTDPRALYFGQELLERSLVPNDGAALGTIRYRDWAAQNAGK is encoded by the coding sequence ATGAGGATTGTGGTAGTCGGCGGGACCGGGCTGATCGGTTCGAAGCTGGTGACGAAGCTGGGCGAGCACGGTCACGAGGCGGTGGCGGCGGCGCCTGACACCGGCGTGAACACCCTCACCGGTGAAGGACTGGCCGATGTGCTGAAAGGCGCGTCGGTGGTGATCGACGTGTCGAACTCCCCGTCCTTCGAGGAGAAGGCCGTGCTGGAGTTCTTCGAGACCTCCACCCGCAACCTGCTCGCCGCCGAAGCCGCGGCCGGTGTCGGTCACCACGTCGCGCTGTCGGTGGTGGGTACGGAGCGCCCGCCCGGCAACCCCTACTTCCGCGCGAAGATCGCCCAGGAGAAGCTGATCGAGAACTCGTCGATCCCGTTCTCCCTTGTGCACGCCACCCAGTTCTTCGAGTTCGTCCGGCGCATCGCCGACGAGGCCACCGAAGGCGACAAGGTGCGGATGGCGCCCGTGCTGTTCCAGCCCATGGCGGGCGACGACGTGGCGCAGGCGGTCGGCCGGGTCTCGGTGGGCACGCCGTTGAACGGCCGCATCGAGGTCGGCGGACCCGAGCAGTTCCGGATGGACGAGTTCTTCCGCGACACGCTGGCCTCCTGGGGCGATCCGCGCGAAGTGGTCACCGACCCGCGCGCGCTCTACTTCGGGCAAGAGCTGCTGGAGCGGTCGCTCGTGCCGAATGACGGCGCCGCCCTCGGCACGATCCGCTACCGCGACTGGGCCGCCCAGAACGCCGGGAAGTAG
- a CDS encoding TetR/AcrR family transcriptional regulator yields MTGTTSAVPSRSDAVRNRRLLLDAAAEAFAECGAEVSIGEIAQRAGVGKGTVFRHFSSKEDLLAAIMLGMLDELVDTATALLTADDPGLALREFMTAGVETFVRDRAFCEVIGRPSLQNVQVRDAIDRLCEAAEALTDRARQQGVVRPDLTGTDVALLLAGIQHTAAPLLTTEPQAWRRYLELILDGITTSTGRSLPHPPPHRLPLANPEPGGGR; encoded by the coding sequence ATGACTGGAACGACGTCCGCTGTCCCGTCGCGCAGTGACGCGGTGCGCAATCGTCGGCTGCTGCTGGACGCCGCGGCCGAAGCGTTCGCCGAGTGCGGAGCCGAGGTGTCCATCGGGGAGATCGCGCAACGTGCCGGGGTGGGGAAGGGGACGGTCTTCCGCCACTTCTCCTCCAAGGAGGATCTACTGGCGGCGATCATGCTCGGTATGCTCGACGAGCTTGTGGACACCGCAACCGCGCTGCTCACGGCCGACGATCCCGGCCTGGCGCTGCGTGAGTTCATGACCGCCGGCGTGGAGACCTTCGTCAGAGATCGGGCGTTCTGCGAGGTCATCGGGCGCCCGTCCCTGCAGAACGTACAGGTACGTGACGCGATCGATCGCCTGTGCGAGGCCGCGGAAGCGCTCACCGATCGCGCCCGCCAGCAGGGTGTCGTGCGCCCTGACCTCACCGGCACCGATGTCGCCCTCCTGCTGGCCGGCATCCAGCACACGGCGGCGCCGCTGCTGACCACCGAGCCGCAGGCGTGGCGCCGCTACCTGGAGCTGATCCTCGACGGCATCACCACCTCAACGGGGCGAAGCCTTCCGCATCCTCCGCCACACCGCCTGCCTCTCGCGAACCCAGAGCCCGGTGGGGGGCGCTGA
- a CDS encoding UBP-type zinc finger domain-containing protein, with amino-acid sequence MELPGSCPHVQGTRPPVPAGHADGCEECLQTGGQWVELRECLTCGHVGCCDTSPGRHAAAHWATTAHPATASLEPGDLWGWCYADLRYLGSVRQGRAPRRRRTRIAGASGSSRS; translated from the coding sequence ATGGAGCTCCCAGGTTCGTGTCCCCATGTGCAGGGGACACGTCCGCCCGTTCCGGCCGGTCATGCCGACGGCTGTGAGGAGTGCCTGCAGACGGGGGGCCAATGGGTGGAACTGCGTGAATGCCTGACCTGCGGCCATGTCGGCTGTTGCGATACCTCGCCCGGCCGACACGCCGCCGCGCACTGGGCGACCACCGCCCATCCGGCAACCGCTTCCTTGGAGCCCGGCGACCTGTGGGGATGGTGTTATGCCGACCTGCGCTATCTCGGGTCCGTTCGGCAGGGCAGGGCACCGCGGCGGAGAAGAACCCGGATCGCAGGGGCTTCCGGCAGTTCCCGATCTTAG
- a CDS encoding ATP-binding protein — protein sequence MSDEASFGALLRAHRQAADLTIEELSHASGVSVRAIGDMERGVSRGPQRRTVAALAEVLRLPPHDHDALIAAARAGRPRPAPSTAGVCELPRGIGDFTGREHELGLLRELAARHTGDDGPAVTATLWGTAGMGKTALAVHAAGRLADLFPDGRFFLDLRGMDATPLESGNGLARLLKALGVPEPSIPADEQERAGHYRALLNERRCLIVLDNAASESQVRPLLPGGGPSMTLITSRRPLAGLEGVHQVPLAQLADVEAADLLRAIVDDARSVVEPDAVDELARLCGHLPLAMRIAGNRLQSRPGWTIKQLAGRLSDEERRLDNLAAGDLHVAAAFALSYDQLTPTARQTFRWLALSAAPDFGAPLAAVLTQLDLDDAEDALEELVELGLLQSPYPARYRFHDLVRLYARAQLSKEEPVEAQHGARRRMEAWLLEVAIVAGRWFEPGYGAPPPEWRSLVTLDSQQEAGEWLQAEGTAWLEALRSAAQRGEHATVVEVAESMNWFSDQWIRWGHWREVFDLSSSAARAMGDRLQEAAHLNHLSWALSQCEGRMEEGEATALRALELAREVGDIRQQGWALVSASWTIRGDPANLERELDYTRRAADLLLQARDREFYPAAVSAYIYGLRRAGRIEEALEHSLALVATLRDPSYGGSPTLVGYGLGSALGHLGTAYLALERWDEAVDAYQKALAELRARPIALALGLTHRRLGTALRRLGRVEEARHALTEAVRLFEASGDTEPAAEARRELEALTS from the coding sequence TTGAGCGACGAAGCGTCCTTCGGAGCGCTGCTGAGAGCCCACCGGCAGGCGGCGGACCTGACGATCGAGGAGCTTTCGCATGCCTCCGGGGTGAGCGTGCGGGCGATCGGCGACATGGAGCGAGGCGTCAGCCGCGGCCCGCAACGCCGTACCGTCGCCGCGCTGGCCGAGGTGTTGCGTCTGCCACCGCATGACCACGACGCCCTCATCGCCGCCGCCCGGGCCGGACGGCCGCGCCCTGCCCCCTCCACCGCCGGGGTCTGTGAGCTGCCCCGGGGCATCGGCGACTTCACCGGCCGCGAGCATGAGCTCGGCCTGTTGCGCGAGCTGGCCGCCCGGCACACCGGTGACGACGGTCCAGCCGTCACCGCGACCCTCTGGGGGACGGCGGGGATGGGCAAGACCGCGCTGGCCGTACACGCCGCCGGCCGGCTGGCCGACCTGTTCCCCGACGGCCGGTTCTTCCTCGACCTGCGCGGCATGGACGCCACACCACTGGAGAGCGGGAACGGTCTGGCACGGCTGCTGAAGGCGCTGGGCGTGCCCGAGCCGAGCATCCCCGCCGACGAGCAGGAACGCGCCGGGCACTACCGGGCCCTGCTGAATGAGCGGCGCTGCCTCATCGTGCTCGACAATGCGGCCAGCGAAAGCCAGGTACGCCCCCTGCTGCCAGGCGGCGGACCCAGCATGACCTTGATCACCAGCCGTCGCCCGCTGGCCGGGCTGGAGGGCGTTCACCAGGTCCCGCTCGCCCAGCTCGCCGACGTGGAGGCCGCCGATCTGTTGCGGGCCATCGTGGACGACGCCCGCTCGGTGGTCGAGCCAGACGCGGTCGATGAACTCGCCCGGTTGTGCGGCCATCTGCCGCTGGCCATGCGCATCGCCGGCAACCGGCTGCAGAGCCGGCCGGGCTGGACGATCAAGCAGCTCGCCGGACGGCTCAGCGACGAGGAGCGCCGCCTGGACAACCTGGCCGCCGGGGACCTGCACGTCGCCGCCGCGTTCGCGCTGTCGTACGACCAGCTCACCCCGACCGCCCGGCAGACCTTCCGCTGGCTCGCGCTGTCCGCCGCGCCGGACTTCGGTGCGCCCTTGGCCGCGGTGCTCACCCAGCTCGACCTGGACGACGCCGAGGACGCGCTGGAGGAACTGGTCGAGCTCGGCCTGCTCCAGTCCCCGTACCCTGCGCGCTATCGCTTCCACGACCTGGTCCGGCTGTATGCGCGCGCCCAGCTGTCGAAGGAGGAGCCGGTCGAGGCGCAGCACGGGGCACGCCGGCGAATGGAGGCCTGGCTGCTGGAGGTGGCGATTGTCGCCGGGCGCTGGTTCGAGCCGGGCTATGGCGCACCCCCGCCGGAGTGGCGTTCCCTGGTCACGCTCGACAGTCAGCAGGAAGCCGGCGAGTGGCTGCAGGCGGAGGGCACGGCGTGGCTGGAGGCGCTGCGCTCAGCGGCCCAGCGCGGAGAGCACGCGACCGTGGTCGAGGTGGCCGAGTCCATGAACTGGTTTTCTGATCAGTGGATCCGGTGGGGGCACTGGCGCGAGGTGTTCGATCTGTCCTCCAGCGCGGCGCGGGCCATGGGCGACCGGCTCCAGGAGGCGGCGCATCTCAACCACCTGTCCTGGGCGCTGTCTCAGTGTGAAGGCCGTATGGAGGAGGGCGAGGCGACCGCGTTGCGGGCACTGGAGCTGGCCCGCGAGGTCGGCGACATACGCCAGCAGGGATGGGCGCTGGTTTCTGCCAGCTGGACCATCCGGGGCGATCCGGCGAACCTGGAGCGCGAGCTGGACTACACCCGGCGAGCCGCTGATCTCCTCCTGCAGGCCCGGGACCGGGAGTTCTATCCCGCGGCCGTGTCGGCCTACATCTACGGCCTGCGGCGCGCGGGCCGAATAGAGGAGGCATTGGAGCACAGCCTGGCGCTGGTGGCCACGCTGCGTGACCCCTCCTACGGCGGCTCCCCGACCCTCGTCGGCTACGGTCTCGGGAGCGCCCTGGGCCATCTCGGCACCGCCTACCTCGCCCTCGAACGCTGGGATGAGGCGGTGGACGCCTACCAGAAGGCGCTGGCCGAGCTGCGCGCCCGCCCGATCGCCTTGGCCTTGGGACTTACCCACCGCAGGCTGGGCACCGCGCTGCGGCGCTTAGGCCGGGTCGAGGAGGCTCGCCACGCGTTGACGGAGGCGGTACGGCTGTTCGAGGCATCCGGTGACACCGAGCCGGCCGCCGAGGCGCGCCGGGAGCTTGAGGCACTGACGAGCTGA
- a CDS encoding SDR family NAD(P)-dependent oxidoreductase, producing MNTTLAGKVALVTGASSGIGEATALALSAEGALVAVGARRADRLETLVHKAVGEMLALELDVTDQESVRAAVAKTVERFGALDVLVNNAGVMLAGSIAGADTTEWTRMVETNLLGSMYTVHAALPHLLERKGAVVQVSSTSGRIASAASGVYAATKFGITAFSEALRQEVTAQGVRVVVVEPGFVATELADHITDPTMRAAAQQMATSMRTLQPEDIANAVVYAVTQSQHVAVNEILIRPTDQTR from the coding sequence ATGAACACCACGTTGGCCGGAAAGGTCGCCCTCGTCACTGGAGCGTCGTCGGGCATCGGCGAGGCCACTGCGCTGGCCCTCTCAGCGGAAGGGGCCCTAGTCGCAGTCGGGGCCCGGCGTGCCGACCGGCTGGAGACCCTGGTGCACAAGGCGGTCGGCGAGATGCTGGCCCTCGAACTCGACGTGACCGACCAGGAATCGGTGCGGGCCGCGGTCGCGAAGACCGTCGAGCGCTTCGGCGCCCTGGACGTCCTGGTGAACAACGCCGGGGTGATGCTCGCCGGCTCGATCGCGGGAGCGGACACCACGGAATGGACGCGCATGGTCGAGACCAACCTGCTCGGGTCGATGTACACGGTCCACGCGGCATTGCCGCACCTGCTGGAGCGCAAGGGCGCCGTCGTGCAGGTCTCCTCGACCTCGGGCCGGATCGCGTCGGCCGCCAGTGGCGTCTACGCGGCGACGAAGTTCGGCATCACCGCCTTCTCCGAGGCGCTGCGACAGGAGGTCACCGCCCAGGGCGTGCGCGTCGTGGTCGTCGAGCCCGGCTTCGTCGCCACCGAACTGGCCGACCACATCACCGACCCCACGATGCGGGCCGCCGCGCAGCAGATGGCCACCTCTATGCGCACCCTGCAGCCCGAGGACATCGCCAATGCTGTCGTGTACGCGGTCACCCAGTCGCAGCACGTCGCGGTCAACGAGATCCTCATCCGCCCCACCGACCAGACCCGGTAG
- a CDS encoding helix-turn-helix transcriptional regulator, producing MNARETEVDAAAAFGRYRLRGRQPEVATLRTHLAALSSGRGATVLIQGSPGIGKTRMLTEARHMAEETGLRVMYGGGDPDGQMIPFGALLGALHSNLDPILPADEVQATQATAKRYWLLQELHEHLERAALTAPLVIAIDDLQWCDEGTLLALRTLPQRLSLHPITWILAARTGPLTPDVRTTISALSLPGGHLLTLAPLSDKAVEAMTGDLLAATPEPGILHLAQRAEGRPLLLTELINGMLDAGVVTISDGVARLTQRRLPLRFHVSVQHRLEQISPLAKKAAQIASVLGRTVSLEQLAELTGESAVTLLEPLEELLSADLLTERDGTLLFSHDLIREAIQAALPATLRKALRRQAVDLRLAHGIPVTQIAADLAETAEPGDDTAIALLRQAARDLAVTAPSAAVEMSRRAIELAALDPLRQAGFIAEALPLFSQTGRAGEGLALAETALRRPLPVDVEAGIRLGLTLAANQYSLTEAIRQSRAGVALPGLPLRIRAQLMAMLAFNLALVGAEEIVEAETLLPAALATADQADDQASRATLLSVGSIIANHRLDVRRALDLADQAGAALRDVPHTDVLWMPGVWKAGLLSMLGRVEEALAEADDGVRKAQHHGQANLLRLWGIARCRVYLDAGRLADARAEAEAVMAMSDELGPRSFDDATVRYVLGRVALHTGDPRELARGREFADALMRVEAGQTRRAGAWLAAQAAAADGDHARAMELTAEGGRSYYRPTSALSHPADPADEPVLVRMALRAGDRARATLVTEFAETRHHHNPDIPIYAATALHARALVDGDAGLLARAVELYQDIPRPLALAGALEDTGTIPHLDTALRLYEQSEAERDAVRVRDRLKGMGERRSRAVSSRPTEGWGSLTASELQIVRLVAGGATNKQVADQLFLSPHTVSTHLWHAFTKLGISSRVELTRLVLEHDAAMQ from the coding sequence ATGAACGCGCGGGAAACGGAGGTCGACGCCGCCGCCGCGTTCGGCCGTTACAGGCTGCGCGGACGACAGCCCGAGGTCGCCACTCTGCGGACCCACTTGGCCGCGCTGTCCTCTGGCAGGGGCGCGACGGTGCTCATCCAGGGCAGTCCCGGCATCGGCAAGACCCGCATGCTCACCGAGGCGCGCCACATGGCCGAGGAGACAGGACTCCGCGTGATGTACGGCGGAGGTGACCCGGACGGGCAGATGATCCCCTTCGGCGCGCTGCTCGGGGCCCTGCACTCTAACCTCGACCCGATTCTCCCGGCCGACGAGGTCCAGGCCACGCAGGCGACCGCAAAACGCTACTGGTTGCTGCAGGAACTCCACGAGCACCTGGAACGCGCTGCCCTGACCGCACCGCTGGTGATCGCCATCGACGATCTCCAATGGTGCGACGAGGGCACCCTCCTGGCACTGCGAACCCTGCCGCAGCGCCTGTCCCTGCATCCCATCACCTGGATTCTCGCCGCACGAACGGGCCCGCTCACCCCGGACGTACGCACCACGATCTCCGCACTGAGTCTGCCGGGCGGTCACCTGCTCACCTTGGCCCCCTTATCGGACAAGGCGGTCGAGGCGATGACCGGCGACCTGCTGGCGGCCACCCCGGAGCCCGGCATCCTCCACCTGGCGCAGCGAGCAGAGGGACGCCCGCTCCTGCTCACCGAACTCATCAACGGCATGCTCGATGCGGGGGTGGTCACCATCTCCGACGGCGTCGCGCGGTTGACTCAGCGGCGTCTGCCCCTGCGTTTCCATGTCTCCGTCCAGCACCGCCTGGAACAGATCTCCCCGCTGGCCAAGAAGGCCGCGCAGATCGCGTCGGTTCTGGGCCGGACCGTCTCCCTCGAGCAGCTCGCCGAGCTCACCGGAGAGTCCGCTGTCACGCTGCTCGAGCCGCTGGAGGAACTGCTGTCGGCCGACCTCCTGACCGAGCGCGACGGCACGCTGCTGTTCAGCCACGACCTGATCCGCGAGGCCATCCAGGCGGCTTTGCCGGCGACGCTCCGCAAGGCGCTCCGCCGCCAGGCCGTGGACCTGCGGCTGGCGCACGGCATCCCGGTCACGCAGATCGCCGCCGACCTCGCGGAGACCGCCGAGCCCGGCGACGACACGGCCATCGCACTGCTTCGCCAGGCCGCCCGCGACCTGGCGGTCACCGCGCCGTCGGCCGCCGTGGAGATGAGCCGCCGCGCGATCGAACTTGCCGCCCTTGACCCGCTGCGGCAAGCCGGCTTCATCGCCGAGGCCCTGCCTCTGTTCAGCCAGACGGGCCGCGCCGGCGAAGGCCTTGCACTGGCCGAGACCGCACTGCGCCGGCCGCTGCCGGTCGATGTCGAGGCAGGCATCAGGCTGGGGCTGACGCTCGCGGCCAACCAGTATTCCCTCACCGAGGCCATACGGCAGAGCCGCGCCGGAGTCGCACTGCCCGGCCTGCCGCTCCGCATCCGCGCTCAGTTGATGGCCATGCTGGCCTTCAACCTCGCCCTCGTCGGCGCTGAGGAGATCGTCGAGGCCGAAACCCTGCTCCCGGCCGCGCTGGCCACCGCTGATCAGGCAGACGACCAGGCTTCGCGTGCCACTCTGCTGAGTGTGGGCTCGATCATCGCCAACCATCGGCTCGACGTCCGCCGTGCGCTCGACCTCGCCGACCAGGCGGGCGCCGCGTTGCGCGACGTCCCCCACACCGACGTGCTCTGGATGCCCGGCGTCTGGAAGGCCGGCTTGCTCAGCATGCTGGGGCGCGTGGAGGAGGCGCTGGCCGAGGCGGATGACGGCGTACGTAAGGCCCAGCATCACGGCCAGGCCAACCTGCTGCGGCTGTGGGGCATCGCGCGCTGCCGGGTGTATCTGGACGCCGGCCGGCTGGCCGACGCCCGAGCCGAGGCCGAAGCGGTTATGGCCATGTCCGACGAACTCGGTCCCCGTTCGTTCGACGACGCAACGGTCCGATACGTGCTCGGCCGCGTCGCCCTGCACACCGGCGACCCGCGGGAACTGGCGCGCGGCCGTGAATTCGCCGACGCCCTCATGCGGGTCGAAGCCGGGCAGACCCGGCGAGCAGGAGCGTGGCTGGCCGCCCAGGCCGCCGCCGCCGACGGCGACCACGCCCGGGCCATGGAGCTGACCGCCGAGGGCGGCCGTTCCTACTATCGGCCCACCTCGGCACTGTCCCACCCTGCCGACCCAGCCGACGAGCCTGTCCTCGTCCGGATGGCGTTGCGGGCCGGAGACCGCGCCCGCGCCACCCTGGTCACTGAGTTCGCCGAGACGCGTCACCACCACAACCCCGACATCCCGATCTACGCGGCCACGGCCTTGCACGCACGTGCCCTGGTGGACGGCGACGCCGGCCTGCTGGCTCGCGCCGTTGAGCTGTATCAGGACATCCCCCGGCCACTGGCTCTGGCGGGAGCCCTGGAGGACACTGGCACGATCCCCCATCTGGACACGGCACTGCGGTTGTACGAGCAGTCAGAGGCCGAACGCGACGCGGTCCGCGTACGCGATCGTCTCAAAGGCATGGGTGAGCGCCGATCACGCGCCGTTTCCAGCAGGCCGACCGAGGGCTGGGGCAGTCTCACCGCCTCTGAGCTGCAGATCGTCAGGCTGGTCGCCGGCGGAGCGACCAACAAGCAGGTCGCCGACCAGCTCTTTCTGTCCCCTCACACGGTCAGCACACATCTGTGGCATGCCTTCACCAAGCTCGGGATCAGCTCACGCGTCGAGCTGACCCGGCTCGTCCTCGAACACGACGCGGCCATGCAGTGA
- a CDS encoding LacI family DNA-binding transcriptional regulator has translation MPRTPAGSEGRRPTLADVAARAGVSTALVSIVMRGAKGASADTRERVQQAAKEIGYRPDARARLLRSSRSRLLGVQFGLQHPFHTDLVEGIYTAAEPAGYQVALSAVTAGRSERHAVETLLADRCEALILLGPQAPAAQLAELATQLPVVSVARRLRGTTAGVDVVRTADDEGARQAVDHLVAAGHRDIAHIDGGRAPGAADRRRGYRTAMSRHGLNRYIRIVPGGLTEDDGAAAARVLLSGDPRPTAILVFNDRCATGVLDTFLRAGLAVPGEISVVGFDNSHLARLAHIGLTTVGQDIPRLARLAVERAIARLEGKPVAEKEIVIAPHLIIRGTTAAAPA, from the coding sequence GTGCCACGAACCCCCGCGGGCTCGGAGGGGAGACGACCGACCCTGGCCGACGTCGCGGCACGGGCGGGCGTGTCCACGGCGCTGGTCTCCATCGTCATGCGAGGGGCCAAGGGCGCCAGTGCCGACACACGTGAGCGGGTGCAGCAGGCCGCGAAGGAGATCGGCTACCGGCCGGACGCTCGGGCGCGCCTGCTGCGCAGCAGCCGCTCACGGCTACTCGGGGTGCAGTTCGGGCTCCAGCATCCCTTCCACACCGATCTGGTGGAGGGCATCTACACCGCGGCCGAGCCGGCCGGCTACCAGGTCGCCCTCAGCGCCGTCACGGCCGGCCGCAGCGAGCGGCACGCCGTCGAGACCCTGCTCGCCGATCGGTGCGAGGCCCTGATCCTGCTCGGCCCGCAGGCCCCGGCCGCCCAGCTGGCCGAGCTCGCGACCCAGTTGCCGGTCGTCTCCGTGGCCCGCCGGCTGCGCGGGACGACGGCCGGGGTGGACGTCGTACGGACCGCCGACGACGAAGGCGCCCGCCAGGCCGTCGACCACCTGGTGGCGGCCGGCCATCGCGACATCGCCCACATCGACGGCGGCCGGGCGCCGGGCGCCGCGGACCGGCGCCGGGGCTATCGCACCGCCATGAGCCGGCACGGTTTGAACCGCTATATCCGGATCGTGCCCGGTGGGCTGACCGAGGACGATGGGGCGGCGGCCGCGCGCGTCCTCCTCAGCGGCGATCCCCGGCCGACCGCCATCCTGGTCTTCAACGACCGCTGCGCCACTGGCGTCCTGGACACGTTCCTGCGCGCCGGCCTGGCCGTTCCTGGCGAGATCTCGGTCGTGGGCTTCGACAACAGCCACCTGGCCCGCCTGGCCCACATCGGCCTCACCACCGTCGGGCAGGACATCCCGCGCCTGGCGCGCCTGGCGGTGGAGCGAGCCATCGCACGGCTGGAGGGCAAGCCGGTGGCCGAGAAGGAGATCGTCATCGCGCCGCATCTCATCATCCGCGGCACCACAGCCGCCGCTCCCGCATAA
- a CDS encoding SDR family NAD(P)-dependent oxidoreductase, translating into MAVWFVTGAARGIGHRVAREALRRGHRVVATGRDLAAVTDAFAGVGGEVLPLELDLLVPEAPAAAVEQAMRRFGRIDVLVHAAVRTVRGPLREATHAQARALFDVNVLGMLEVTRAVLPVLTAQQAGRVIAVGSAAGFSAPAGSGLYGASMAAVEALCETLRAELDEIGVCVTVVELGRFATLPTAFDRGPFLPGDPGKAAAAILDLLAVDDPPLRLQLGADAVAHVEANLEHVAQELDLWRPVSLSTASDHDLPGQNGHRPPGGT; encoded by the coding sequence ATGGCTGTCTGGTTCGTCACGGGCGCGGCACGAGGCATCGGGCACCGTGTCGCCCGTGAAGCGCTGCGGCGAGGACACCGGGTGGTCGCCACCGGCCGCGACCTGGCCGCGGTCACGGACGCCTTCGCCGGGGTCGGCGGCGAAGTGCTGCCCTTGGAGCTGGATCTGCTGGTGCCGGAGGCGCCGGCGGCGGCGGTCGAGCAGGCGATGCGCCGCTTCGGCCGGATCGACGTGCTGGTCCACGCCGCGGTCAGGACCGTCCGCGGCCCCCTTCGGGAGGCGACCCACGCGCAGGCGCGGGCGCTGTTCGACGTCAACGTCCTCGGGATGCTCGAGGTAACCCGCGCGGTGCTGCCGGTACTGACCGCGCAGCAGGCCGGGCGGGTCATCGCCGTCGGCTCGGCCGCCGGCTTCTCTGCCCCGGCCGGTTCGGGTCTGTACGGCGCGTCCATGGCGGCCGTCGAGGCCCTGTGCGAGACGCTCCGCGCTGAACTGGACGAGATCGGCGTCTGCGTGACCGTCGTCGAGCTCGGCCGCTTCGCCACCTTGCCGACAGCCTTCGATCGCGGCCCCTTCCTGCCAGGGGATCCTGGCAAGGCAGCCGCCGCGATCCTCGACCTCCTGGCCGTCGACGATCCTCCGCTGCGGTTGCAGCTCGGCGCCGACGCCGTCGCCCATGTCGAAGCCAACCTCGAGCACGTGGCCCAGGAGCTCGACCTGTGGCGGCCGGTCTCGCTCAGCACCGCCTCCGACCACGACCTGCCAGGGCAGAACGGTCACCGGCCGCCAGGCGGCACGTGA